From a region of the Zingiber officinale cultivar Zhangliang chromosome 10B, Zo_v1.1, whole genome shotgun sequence genome:
- the LOC122028724 gene encoding cytochrome P450 90A3-like has product MDSWSLRLLDVFLIVIASVVFWELGRWRRRRTTRGGLPPGSVGLPVVGETLRLIAAYKTEDPEPFIDERVRRHGRLFTTHVFGERTVFSADPEFNRMVLAAEGRTVECSYPSSISTLLGAHSLLLMRGVRHKRMHSLTLTRLASPAAIRDAALLRHIDRLVRRTLDAWCQSPGPARVLLLDQAKKITFELTVKQLVSVDPGEWTESLRREYLLLIEGFFSIPFPSFLSFTTYGRALKARKKVESALKEVIRKRKREREAESRGSDVAKRKADMLDELMDGAVEEEEAMTEEEMVDFLLALLVAGYETTPTIMTLAVKFLSDHPDALALLRAEQEEIRAHKDEEDPLTWTDYKSMPFTQCVINETLRVANIISGVFRRATANIHFQGYTIPKGCKVFISFRAVHLDPLYFEDARTFNPWRWYQNKESAATTQPYYTPFGGGPRLCPGYELARVVISVFLHYLVTRFSWEEAEKDRLVFFPTTRTLKGYPINVVRYRNISSNGNNNGKPVTHRQTCKVKEDLLMRHHPNQNYSSLQKYYHHHNPMHSPAGPENG; this is encoded by the exons ATGGATTCATGGTCTCTCCGGCTGCTTGATGTGTTCCTCATTGTGATAGCGAGTGTGGTGTTTTGGGAATTGgggaggtggaggaggaggaggacgacgaGGGGCGGGCTGCCGCCGGGCAGCGTCGGACTGCCGGTGGTGGGAGAGACGCTGCGCTTGATCGCGGCGTACAAGACGGAGGACCCTGAGCCGTTCATCGACGAGCGTGTGCGGCGCCACGGCCGGCTCTTCACGACGCACGTCTTCGGGGAGCGCACCGTGTTCTCGGCGGACCCAGAGTTCAACCGGATGGTGCTCGCGGCCGAGGGCCGGACCGTGGAGTGCAGCTACCCGTCTTCGATCTCCACCTTGCTGGGCGCCCACTCGCTCCTGCTGATGCGCGGCGTCCGCCACAAGCGGATGCACTCCCTCACCCTGACCCGCCTCGCCTCGCCTGCCGCCATCCGCGACGCCGCCCTCCTGCGCCACATCGACCGCCTCGTCCGCCGCACCCTCGACGCCTGGTGCCAGTCGCCGGGCCCCGCCCGCGTCCTCCTTCTCGACCAGGCCAAGAAGATCACTTTCGAGCTTACCGTCAAACAGCTGGTGAGCGTCGACCCGGGCGAGTGGACCGAGTCGCTCCGCCGCGAGTACCTCCTCCTCATCGAGGGTTTCTTCTCCATTCCCTTCCCTTCTTTCCTCTCCTTCACCACCTACGGCCGCGCCCTCAAG GCGCGGAAGAAGGTGGAATCAGCGCTTAAAGAAGTCATAAGGAAGAGAAAGCGGGAGAGGGAAGCGGAAAGCAGAGGAAGCGACGTCGCGAAGAGGAAGGCGGACATGCTGGATGAGCTGATGGATGGCGcggtggaggaagaagaggcGATGACGGAGGAGGAGATGGTGGACTTCCTGCTGGCGCTGCTGGTGGCGGGATACGAGACCACGCCCACCATCATGACCTTGGCCGTGAAGTTCCTCAGCGACCACCCCGACGCCCTCGCCCTCCTCCGG GCGGAGCAGGAGGAGATCAGAGCACACAAGGACGAGGAGGACCCTTTGACCTGGACCGATTACAAGTCAATGCCCTTCACACAATGC GTGATCAACGAGACACTTCGAGTGGCCAACATCATCAGCGGAGTCTTCAGACGCGCCACGGCAAACATCCATTTccaag GTTACACGATCCCGAAGGGGTGCAAAGTTTTCATCTCGTTCCGAGCCGTGCATCTCGATCCTCTCTACTTCGAGGATGCTCGGACCTTCAATCCTTGGAGATGGTACCAG AATAAGGAGTCAGCAGCTACTACGCAACCGTACTACACGCCCTTTGGCGGAGGGCCTCGGCTCTGTCCTGGCTACGAACTCGCCCGCGTCGTCATCTCCGTCTTCCTCCATTATCTCGTCACTCGCTTCAG TTGGGAGGAAGCTGAGAAAGATAGGTTGGTGTTCTTCCCCACCACGAGGACTCTCAAGGGCTACCCCATCAATGTCGTCCGATATCGCAACATCAGTAGCAATGGCAATAACAATGGCAAACCAGTCACTCATCG CCAAACTTGTAAAGTGAAAGAAGATTTGCTCATGCGTCATCATCCAAACCAAAACTACAGTTCCCTGCAGAAGTACTATCATCATCATAATCCAATGCATTCACCTGCCGGTCCTGAAAATGGCTGA
- the LOC122029025 gene encoding uncharacterized protein LOC122029025 — translation MAKRVPTTGTRQTGRRLRYHQIPSGSPRFQTSKSIETTGRPTPSRSNGNKKTKKPSNATPSSEDKLTSPPVPAPSFLRRSSRLDSGEAKKSESDPGSSGRFTKEIAPDGRKIRGSRSVEAPQNLRRSSRLASIAVRHMNAGGILGLVETPPKVKRSLRLQSIAVRHVNADGVLGSLETPQKLRRSSRLASSAVTHVTTDGVLGLVGEGKVEDVAERKGKRDKRRKVEILVEERKEVAGGDGQVYHDCAAKDWTEEQERALQRAYLLARPTPHFWKKVSKMVFSSELFFFAVHFPVCALVA, via the coding sequence ATGGCCAAGAGAGTTCCGACCACCGGGACACGTCAAACCGGCCGGCGACTCAGGTATCACCAAATCCCCAGCGGATCTCCTCGATTCCAGACATCAAAGAGTATCGAGACGACTGGACGACCTACTCCCAGTCGTTCGAACGGCAACAAGAAAACGAAGAAACCTAGCAATGCAACGCCGTCTTCTGAAGATAAACTAACTTCGCCTCCCGTCCCGGCACCCAGCTTCCTTCGAAGATCTTCTAGATTGGATTCAGGAGAGGCGAAGAAGAGCGAGAGTGATCCCGGCTCAAGTGGAAGATTCACGAAAGAAATTGCTCCTGATGGGAGGAAGATTAGGGGTTCGAGGTCGGTCGAGGCGCCTCAGAATCTGAGGAGGTCCTCGAGGTTGGCATCCATTGCGGTCAGGCACATGAACGCGGGCGGAATTCTTGGTTTGGTAGAGACGCCTCCGAAGGTGAAGAGGTCATTGAGGTTGCAATCCATTGCGGTTAGGCATGTGAATGCGGATGGAGTTCTTGGTTCGCTAGAGACGCCTCAGAAGCTGAGGAGGTCCTCGAGGTTGGCATCCAGTGCGGTTACGCATGTGACCACGGACGGAGTTCTTGGTTTGGTTGGTGAAGGGAAGGTGGAGGATGTTGCGGAGAGGAAAGGAAAGCGGGACAAGAGAAGGAAAGTTGAAATCTTGGTCGAGGAGAGGAAAGAGGTTGCAGGAGGAGATGGCCAGGTCTATCATGATTGTGCTGCGAAggattggacggaagagcaagaGAGAGCATTGCAGAGGGCTTACTTGTTGGCGAGGCCTACACCACATTTCTGGAAGAAGGTTTCCAAAATGGTATTTTCCTCTGAATTATTCTTCTTTGCTGTTCACTTTCCTGTTTGTGCTCTAGTTGCTTGA